TACACCTGGACTGATGACACCCAAGTACCGCTTACAGAGCGAAATGGTCAAGACGGCGTATGGTGCTTTAGGGGATGCTGACGTTGTCCTTTTTGTGATTGATGTAGCACGTCCAGATCCAGAGATCGAAGACACAATTTTAAAACGCCTCCGGCGCACCAAATCGACAACTATCCTTGTTCTGAATAAGGTAGATCTCGTCGATAAGCCGACGCTACTCCCTATCTTTGAGGACTACAACCAAAAATTTGAATTCGCACATATAATCCCGATCTCCGCATTAACTGCGGACGGTGTACCCGTCCTTCTTGAGCAGATTGAAGACTATCTACCCCTGGGACCGCGCTATTTTCCAGAGGACCAACTCAGCGACCTCCCTGAACGCTTTTTCATCGCCGAAACTGTTCGCGAAAAGATTATGCTCATGACCCAACGCGAAATCCCTTACGCCTCCGCTGTTGTCATTGAAGAGTTTGAAAAACGCCAAACGAAGAATTCAGATGAAATCATCTATATTCGAGCCATCGTCTATGCAGAACGGCAGACACAAAAGCAAATTATTATAGGCAAGGGTGGCAAGTTGATTAAACGGGTCGGTGAACTCGCACGGATTGACATTGAAAAATTCTTGGATACCCGCGTCTTTTTAGAACTGTATGTAACAGTCAAAGCCGACTGGCGCAAAGATGCCCGTAAACTCAAAGAGTTGGGCGGCTTCACAGATATGTAATTTTGTTCGTCTCACAAACACAGATAATTCGGTCATTCCATAAATACATGCAGTATTCGCGAAAATCTGCGATCCATACAACCATAGGAAATCGTACAATGACAGAAGAGTCTATTCTCGTACACGGCGCGCGAGAACACAATCTGCAAAATATTGATATTCAACTGCCAAAAGACAAACTCATCGTCTTCACTGGCGTAAGCGGCTCCGGCAAATCCTCAATGGCAATTGATACCGTTTACGCTGAAGGGCAACGGCGATACATCGAATCTTTATCCGCTTATGCACGTCAATTTTTGGGGCAACTCGGAAAACCGGATGTAGATGAAATCGTCGGATTATCCCCTTCTATTGCTATTGATCAGGGTTCAACAGGACACAATCCGCGTTCCACCGTTGCGACTGTAACCGAGATTTACGACTATCTACGTGTGCTCTACGCGCGCGTAGGGCAATTCCACTGTCCCGAATGCGGACGCGAAATCGGTTCACAGACTGCGGCAGATATTGTCAAAACCCTTCTTAATTATCCCGCGCGCACAAGGCTTATCATTTTAGCACCGATTATCAGAGGCTCCCGCGGTGCACACGAAAGAGAACTTGAAGACTTACGTAACGCCGGTTTCGCAAGGTTGCGAATTGATGGTGAAATATAT
This genomic stretch from Candidatus Poribacteria bacterium harbors:
- the era gene encoding GTPase Era encodes the protein MDENQSFKSGYVSIIGAPNVGKSTLLNTILGQKLAIVTPKPQTTRNQIRGIVTTDTYQIIFVDTPGLMTPKYRLQSEMVKTAYGALGDADVVLFVIDVARPDPEIEDTILKRLRRTKSTTILVLNKVDLVDKPTLLPIFEDYNQKFEFAHIIPISALTADGVPVLLEQIEDYLPLGPRYFPEDQLSDLPERFFIAETVREKIMLMTQREIPYASAVVIEEFEKRQTKNSDEIIYIRAIVYAERQTQKQIIIGKGGKLIKRVGELARIDIEKFLDTRVFLELYVTVKADWRKDARKLKELGGFTDM